A single Oryctolagus cuniculus chromosome 16, mOryCun1.1, whole genome shotgun sequence DNA region contains:
- the EPDR1 gene encoding mammalian ependymin-related protein 1 — MPGRTPFRLARGVLSPWLLSCLWVWALGGLCGLGSAGLPRPCQAPQQWEGRQVVYQQSSGRNSRALLSYDGLNQRVRVLDERKALIPCKRLFEYIFLYKDGVMFQIEQATKQCSKISLTDPWDPLDIPQNSTFEDQYSIGGPQEQISVQEWSDRKSARSYETWIGIYTVKDCYPVQETFTRNYSVLLSTRFFDVQLGIKDPSVFTPPSTCQSAQTERMSEECP; from the exons ATGCCAGGACGCACTCCTTTCCGCTTGGCCCGGGGGGTCCTGAGCCCCTGGCTGCTAAGCTGCCTGTGGGTCTGGGCGCTGGGCGGCCTGTGCGGCCTGGGCTCGGCGGGCTTGCCGCGCCCGTGCCAGGCGCCGCAGCAGTGGGAGGGGCGCCAGGTCGTGTACCAGCAGAGCAGCGGGCGCAACAGCCGCGCCCTGCTCTCCTACGACGGCCTCAACCAGCGCGTGCGGGTACTGGACGAGAGGAAGGCTCTGATCCCTTGCAAAAG ATTATTCGAGTATATTTTCCTCTATAAGGATGGAGTAATGTTTCAGATTGAACAAGCCACCAAGCAGTGCTCAAAGATTTCCCTGACTGATCCCTGGGATCCTCTTGACATTCCTCAGAACTCCACCTTTGAAGACCAGTACTCCATCGGGGGGCCTCAGGAGCAGATCTCTGTCCAGGAGTGGTCCGACAGAAAGTCTGCTCGATCCT ATGAAACCTGGATTGGCATTTATACAGTCAAGGATTGTTATCCTGTCCAGGAAACCTTCACCAGAAATTACAGTGTGCTACTATCCACACGGTTTTTTGATGTGCAGCTGGGCATAAAAGACCCCTCAGTGTTTACCCCTCCAAGCACGTGCCAGTCGGCCCAGACAGAGAGGATGAGTGAGGAATGCCCCTGA